In one window of Streptomyces sp. NBC_01224 DNA:
- the uraH gene encoding hydroxyisourate hydrolase, whose protein sequence is MSTETTASVSTHILDTSVGRPAEGVAVSLAARSGPAAAWVALGGSATDADGRCKDLPALPEGTTHVRLDFEVETYFSKKQAEAQQDAPRVRDSGAFFPEVAITFAVRPGEHYHVPLLLNPFGYSVYRGS, encoded by the coding sequence ATGAGCACCGAAACCACCGCATCGGTGTCCACGCACATCCTGGACACCAGCGTCGGACGCCCCGCCGAGGGTGTCGCCGTCTCGCTCGCGGCCCGCTCGGGCCCGGCAGCCGCCTGGGTGGCGCTCGGCGGCTCCGCGACCGACGCGGACGGGCGGTGCAAGGACCTGCCGGCACTGCCGGAAGGCACAACTCACGTACGACTCGACTTCGAGGTCGAGACGTACTTCTCCAAGAAGCAAGCCGAGGCGCAGCAGGACGCCCCCCGCGTAAGGGACAGCGGTGCGTTCTTCCCGGAGGTGGCGATCACTTTCGCCGTCAGGCCGGGCGAGCACTATCACGTACCGCTGCTGCTCAACCCGTTCGGCTACTCCGTTTACCGAGGGAGCTAG